A region from the Aegilops tauschii subsp. strangulata cultivar AL8/78 chromosome 5, Aet v6.0, whole genome shotgun sequence genome encodes:
- the LOC109778566 gene encoding protein trichome birefringence-like 14 isoform X1 has translation MKGGVLHRLLVNKLCLGLLLVLLVVPIVILLLGTTPEQLKVLSQGFLQQPELEHIGDNVSALVVPAGPAYNDDTHTSITRRNKQNKDCNYAKGKWVADEKRPLYSGNECKQWLSKMWACRMMQRTDFFYESYRWQPHGCEMPEFSGPNLLSRLRHKTLAFVGDSLGRQQFQSIMCIATGGKYSPDVEDVGWKYGLVKAPGALRPDGWAYRFPETNTTILYYWSASLSELEPLNTTNSVTSYALHLDRPVTFLKKYFHGFDVLVLNTGHHWNRGKFSGNHWELYANGEPVGKGRLADLNRAKNLTLYSIARWVHSELASRPQMKAFLRTMSPRHFVNGDWNTGGSCGNSVPFSNGSEVLQDHSSDLPAECAVNGTQVKLLDITAISQLRDEGHISNRTFRAPTGIHDCLHWCLPGIPDMWNELLFAQI, from the exons ATGAAAGGCGGTGTTCTGCATAGGCTCCTTGTCAACAAGCTATGCTTGGGCCTTTTATTAGTTCTCCTCGTTGTGCCGATTGTCATTTTGTTGCTGGGCACAACTCCAGAACAGCTGAAAGTTCTCTCCCAAG GTTTCCTACAGCAGCCTGAACTGGAACATATTGGAGATAATGTATCAGCTCTAGTTGTGCCTGCAGGTCCAGCTTATAACGACGACACTCACACGAGTATAACCAGACGGAACAAACAGAACAAAG ACTGTAACTATGCAAAGGGAAAGTGGGTAGCAGATGAGAAACGGCCACTCTATTCAGGCAATGAGTGCAAGCAATGGCTGTCGAAAATGTGGGCTTGTCGAATGATGCAACGCACAGATTTCTTCTATGAGAGTTACCGGTGGCAGCCGCACGGCTGTGAGATGCCTGAGTTTTCAGGGCCTAACTTGTTGAGCAG GTTGAGGCATAAAACTCTTGCTTTTGTGGGTGATTCCCTCGGGAGACAGCAATTTCAGTCCATCATGTGTATAGCAACTGGTGGTAAATACAGCccagatgttgaagatgttggtTGGAAATATGGCCTTGTCAAAGCTCCAGGTGCTTTAAGACCTGATGGGTGGGCTTATCGATTTCCAGAGACTAACACCACTATCCTTTACTACTGGTCTGCTAGCCTATCTGAATTGGAACCTTTGAACACAACAAATTCAGTGACTAGCTATGCGTTGCATCTTGATCGGCCAGTAACATTCCTGAAGAAGTATTTCCATGGTTTTGATGTTCTAGTACTTAACACAGGTCATCACTGGAACAGAGGGAAATTCAGTGGAAATCATTGGGAATTGTATGCCAATGGGGAGCCTGTAGGGAAAGGTAGACTTGCAGATCTCAACCGTGCAAAGAATCTTACACTGTATAGCATTGCCAGGTGGGTGCATTCAGAACTCGCAAGCCGTCCTCAGATGAAAGCTTTTCTGAGGACAATGTCACCGAGGCATTTTGTAAATGGCGATTGGAACACTGGTGGAAGTTGTGGTAATAGCGTTCCCTTTTCTAATGGAAGTGAGGTCTTGCAGGATCATTCAAGTGACTTGCCTGCAGAGTGTGCTGTAAATGGAACTCAGGTTAAGCTTTTGGATATTACAGCTATCTCACAATTACGAGATGAGGGGCACATCTCAAATCGTACTTTCAGAGCTCCAACAGGCATTCATGATTGCTTGCACTGGTGCCTTCCTGGTATACCAGATATGTGGAATGAGCTTCTCTTTGCACAGATTTAG
- the LOC109778566 gene encoding protein trichome birefringence-like 14 isoform X2, with amino-acid sequence MKGGVLHRLLVNKLCLGLLLVLLVVPIVILLLGTTPEQLKVLSQGPAYNDDTHTSITRRNKQNKDCNYAKGKWVADEKRPLYSGNECKQWLSKMWACRMMQRTDFFYESYRWQPHGCEMPEFSGPNLLSRLRHKTLAFVGDSLGRQQFQSIMCIATGGKYSPDVEDVGWKYGLVKAPGALRPDGWAYRFPETNTTILYYWSASLSELEPLNTTNSVTSYALHLDRPVTFLKKYFHGFDVLVLNTGHHWNRGKFSGNHWELYANGEPVGKGRLADLNRAKNLTLYSIARWVHSELASRPQMKAFLRTMSPRHFVNGDWNTGGSCGNSVPFSNGSEVLQDHSSDLPAECAVNGTQVKLLDITAISQLRDEGHISNRTFRAPTGIHDCLHWCLPGIPDMWNELLFAQI; translated from the exons ATGAAAGGCGGTGTTCTGCATAGGCTCCTTGTCAACAAGCTATGCTTGGGCCTTTTATTAGTTCTCCTCGTTGTGCCGATTGTCATTTTGTTGCTGGGCACAACTCCAGAACAGCTGAAAGTTCTCTCCCAAG GTCCAGCTTATAACGACGACACTCACACGAGTATAACCAGACGGAACAAACAGAACAAAG ACTGTAACTATGCAAAGGGAAAGTGGGTAGCAGATGAGAAACGGCCACTCTATTCAGGCAATGAGTGCAAGCAATGGCTGTCGAAAATGTGGGCTTGTCGAATGATGCAACGCACAGATTTCTTCTATGAGAGTTACCGGTGGCAGCCGCACGGCTGTGAGATGCCTGAGTTTTCAGGGCCTAACTTGTTGAGCAG GTTGAGGCATAAAACTCTTGCTTTTGTGGGTGATTCCCTCGGGAGACAGCAATTTCAGTCCATCATGTGTATAGCAACTGGTGGTAAATACAGCccagatgttgaagatgttggtTGGAAATATGGCCTTGTCAAAGCTCCAGGTGCTTTAAGACCTGATGGGTGGGCTTATCGATTTCCAGAGACTAACACCACTATCCTTTACTACTGGTCTGCTAGCCTATCTGAATTGGAACCTTTGAACACAACAAATTCAGTGACTAGCTATGCGTTGCATCTTGATCGGCCAGTAACATTCCTGAAGAAGTATTTCCATGGTTTTGATGTTCTAGTACTTAACACAGGTCATCACTGGAACAGAGGGAAATTCAGTGGAAATCATTGGGAATTGTATGCCAATGGGGAGCCTGTAGGGAAAGGTAGACTTGCAGATCTCAACCGTGCAAAGAATCTTACACTGTATAGCATTGCCAGGTGGGTGCATTCAGAACTCGCAAGCCGTCCTCAGATGAAAGCTTTTCTGAGGACAATGTCACCGAGGCATTTTGTAAATGGCGATTGGAACACTGGTGGAAGTTGTGGTAATAGCGTTCCCTTTTCTAATGGAAGTGAGGTCTTGCAGGATCATTCAAGTGACTTGCCTGCAGAGTGTGCTGTAAATGGAACTCAGGTTAAGCTTTTGGATATTACAGCTATCTCACAATTACGAGATGAGGGGCACATCTCAAATCGTACTTTCAGAGCTCCAACAGGCATTCATGATTGCTTGCACTGGTGCCTTCCTGGTATACCAGATATGTGGAATGAGCTTCTCTTTGCACAGATTTAG
- the LOC141022830 gene encoding uncharacterized protein → MWPSSPGSSTTHSSNPFAGPEPSVAAIRDLNIEARVPIRLDSSSTSYYAWKTYFNLVFREYYLTEHIDGSVDSAYMRGDPEWSAIEATIIHWFYLTVSKDIFHTVVVEDDDSCIVWGKINALFTDNKLQRLVFLQQEFFGCHQDNSTIDEYRMRLKMLANELRDIGAKVSDDIMLSTLTAGLNEDFGNAASNLTLLPQPTFQRVVMYLKLEERRMTKLK, encoded by the coding sequence ATGTGGCCCTCCTCTCCCGGCTCCTCCACGACTCACTCGTCGAACCCCTTTGCTGGCCCCGAGCCCTCCGTCGCCGCCATCCGTGACCTTAATATTGAGGCCCGAGTCCCTATCCGTCTCGACAGCTCCAGCACGTCGTACTACGCGTGGAAGACCTACTTCAACCTCGTCTTCCGCGAGTACTATCTCACTGAGCACATCGACGGTTCCGTGGACAGCGCGTACATGCGCGGCGACCCGGAGTGGTCCGCCATCGAGGCCACGATCATCCATTGGTTCTACCTGACGGTCTCGAAGGACATCTTCCACACGGTCGTCGTCGAGGACGACGACTCCTGCATCGTGTGGGGCAAGATCAACGCGCTCTTCACCGACAACAAACTTCAGCGCCTTGTTTTCTTGCAGCAGGAGTTCTTCGGCTGTCACCAGGACAACTCCACCATCGACGAGTACCGCATGAGGCTCAAGATGCTCGCCAACGAGCTTCGCGACATCGGCGCCAAGGTCTCTGACGACATCATGCTGAGCACCCTCACCGCCGGTCTTAATGAGGACTTCGGCAACGCGGCGTCCAACCTCACCCTGTTGCCGCAACCCACTTTCCAGCGCGTTGTCATGTACCTCAAACTTGAGGAGCGCCGGATGACGAAGCTGAAGTAG